One genomic window of Cyprinus carpio isolate SPL01 chromosome B8, ASM1834038v1, whole genome shotgun sequence includes the following:
- the LOC109106904 gene encoding oxysterol-binding protein-related protein 9-like isoform X5, whose amino-acid sequence MSCKNREAETGFVPSVQDFDKKLAEADAYLQILIDQLKLFDEKIKDCKEDESRRKIENLKDTTCSMVESIKHCIVLLQIAKDQSKEQQHTNGLISTINPVDGVFQPTPLNTSIVSASAMPTQTTLPTDGAQVCKTEQRPSSLPVGPVVTVMGSLQTPTPNSTGSGPSAPSSSVTSPSHMNVPPHTVPDFSYSSSEDEFYDADEFYHSSTSPKHCIDPNRTAAVNSEDSTALKRPDTNESINSSMSNGTTDADQFDSHDERDDDAEGESVEEHKSVIMHLLSQVRLGMDLTKVVLPTFILERRSLLEMYADFFAHPDLFVSIADQQDPRDRMVHVVKWYLSAFHAGRKGSVAKKPYNPILGEVFFCHWDLPETEDPAASESVSDGPVPWSSKNSVSFVAEQVSHHPPISAFYAECFSKKIQFNAHIWTKSKFLGMSIGVHNIGQGCVSCLEYDEHYILTFPNGYGRSILTVPWVELGGECNISCSKSGYSANIVFHTKPFYGGKKHRITAEIFAPNDKKSFCSIEGEWNGVMYSKLATGENTVFIDTKKMGIIKKKVRKLEDQLEYESRSLWKDVTVNLKLTDIDAATEAKHRLEEKQRAEARERKEKEMQWETRLFHEDGECWVYDKPLLKRLASQRH is encoded by the exons ATGTCCTGCAAGAACCGA GAGGCAGAAACAGGATTCGTTCCCAGCGTTCAGGACTTTGACAAGAAGCTAGCTGAAGCTGATGCGTATTTGCAAATTTTGATCGACCAGTTAAAA CTCTTCGATGAAAAGATTAAAGATTGCAAGGAAGATGAGTCGCGCAGA AAAATTGAGAACCTGAAGGACACGACTTGT agtaTGGTAGAGTCCATCAAACACTGTATCGTACTACTACAGATTGCCAAG GATCAAAGTAAAGAACAGCAACACACAAACGGACTGATA AGCACCATAAACCCAGTGGATGGGGTATTCCAGCCTACCCCTCTCAACACCTCTATAGTCAGTGCCAGTGCCATGCCAACGCAGACCACTCTACCCACAG ATGGAGCTCAGGTGTGTAAAACAGAACAGAGGCCTTCTTCTTTACCCGTGGGCCCTGTTGTTACGGTGATGGGCAGCCTTCAGACCCCCACTCCCAACAGCACAG GGAGTGGTCCTTCAGCTCCCAGCAGCAGCGTGACTTCACCCAGTCACATGAACGTACCGCCCCACACTGTCCCTGACTTCTCCTATTCCAGCAGTGAAGACGAGTTTTACGATGCAGACGAGTTTTATCACAGCAGCACCTCACCAAAACACTGCATAGA TCCGAACAGAACCGCTGCTGTGAACAGTGAAGACAGCACAGCCCTGAAACGGCCAGACACCAACGAATCAATCAACTCCTCCATGTCGAACGGCACCACTGATGCAG ATCAGTTTGACAGTCATGATGAGAGAGATGATGACGCTGAGGGTGAATCTGTGGAAGAACACAAAAGTGTCATCATGCATCTGCTGTCTCAAGTGCGACTGGGCATGGATCTCACTAAG GTCGTCTTGCCAACGTTTATCTTGGAGCGGAGATCGTTGCTGGAAATGTATGCAGATTTCTTTGCACACCCAGATTTGTTTGTAAG TATTGCAGATCAGCAGGATCCAAGGGACCGCATGGTGCATGTGGTAAAGTGGTACCTCTCAGCCTTTCACGCTGGTCGGAAAGGATCTGTGGCCAAGAAGCCCTACAACCCCATTCTGGGCGAGGTGTTCTTCTGTCACTGGGACCTGCCTGAAACAGAGGATCCTGCTgcttct GAGTCTGTATCAGACGGGCCAGTGCCATGGAGTAGCAAAAACAGTGTGTCGTTTGTGGCAGAGCAGGTTTCTCACCACCCTCCTA TATCTGCATTTTATGCTGAGTGTTTCAGCAAAAAAATCCAGTTCAACGCCCACATCTGGACGAAATCAAAGTTCCTTGGAATGTCAATTGGTGTCCATAATATTGGTCAAG GTTGTGTGTCTTGTCTTGAATATGATGAGCACTATATTCTTACTTTTCCCAATGGCTATGGAAG GTCAATCCTCACTGTTCCATGGGTAGAGCTGGGTGGAGAGTGCAATATTTCCTGTTCCAAATCTGGCTACAGTGCCAATATAGTTTTCCACACTAAACCGTTCTATGGAGGAAAGAAGCACAGAATAACTGCTGAGATATT TGCACCCAATGATAAGAAGTCATTCTGCTCCATAGAAGGAGAGTGGAATGGTGTCATGTATTCAAAACTGGCTACCGGG GAAAACACAGTATTCATTGACACAAAGAAAATGGGCATTATTAAGAAGAAAGTGCGGAAATTGGAGGACCAGTTGGAGTATGAATCCAGAAG TTTGTGGAAGGATGTGACCGTGAACCTGAAACTGACGGACATTGATGCTGCGACGGAAGCCAAACACAGGCTGGAGGAGAAACAGAGGGCAGAGGCGAGAGAAAGGAAGGAGAAGGAAATGCAATGGGAGACGAGA CTGTTTCATGAGGATGGTGAATGCTGGGTCTATGACAAGCCTCTTCTGAAGCGGCTAGCATCGCAGCGGCACTGA